The following proteins come from a genomic window of Pseudomonas sp. J452:
- the cysD gene encoding sulfate adenylyltransferase subunit CysD translates to MHENATMSQLTHLERLEAESIDIFREAVAEAENPVMLYSIGKDSAVMLHLARKAFFPSPPPFPLLHVDTTWKFQAMYEMRERMAKESGMQLLIHHNPEAQAQGINPFSHGSSMHTDMWKTEGLKQALTAHKFDLAFGGARRDEEKSRAKERVFSFRSAQHRWDPKAQRPELWRLYNARKQQGESIRAFPISNWTELDIWQYIYLEGIPIVPLYFAAKRPVVERDGTLIMVDDERMPLREGEVPQLKSVRFRTLGCYPLTGAVESEADTLPGIIQEMLLATTSERQGRMIDHDSSGSMEKKKVEGYF, encoded by the coding sequence ATGCACGAGAATGCCACTATGTCGCAGTTGACCCACCTCGAACGTCTGGAAGCGGAAAGCATCGATATTTTCCGCGAAGCGGTTGCCGAAGCGGAAAACCCGGTGATGCTCTATTCCATCGGCAAGGACAGCGCGGTAATGCTGCACCTGGCGCGCAAGGCATTCTTTCCCTCTCCCCCGCCCTTCCCTCTGCTGCATGTCGACACCACCTGGAAATTCCAGGCGATGTACGAGATGCGTGAACGCATGGCCAAGGAGTCGGGCATGCAGCTGCTGATCCACCATAACCCGGAGGCGCAGGCCCAGGGGATCAATCCGTTCAGCCACGGCTCCTCGATGCATACCGACATGTGGAAGACCGAAGGCCTGAAACAGGCTCTGACTGCCCACAAGTTCGACCTGGCCTTCGGCGGTGCGCGGCGTGACGAAGAGAAATCGCGAGCCAAGGAACGCGTGTTCTCCTTCCGCTCCGCCCAGCATCGCTGGGACCCCAAGGCCCAGCGTCCGGAACTGTGGCGCTTGTACAACGCGCGCAAGCAACAAGGCGAAAGCATCCGCGCCTTCCCGATTTCCAACTGGACCGAGCTGGATATCTGGCAGTACATCTACCTGGAAGGCATTCCGATCGTGCCGCTGTACTTCGCCGCCAAGCGCCCGGTGGTCGAGCGCGATGGCACGCTGATCATGGTTGACGATGAACGCATGCCGCTGCGCGAAGGCGAGGTGCCGCAACTGAAGAGCGTGCGTTTCCGTACGCTGGGCTGCTACCCACTGACCGGCGCGGTGGAGTCGGAAGCCGACACACTGCCCGGCATCATTCAGGAAATGCTCCTGGCCACTACCAGCGAACGCCAGGGACGGATGATCGACCACGACAGCAGTGGCTCGATGGAAAAGAAAAAGGTCGAGGGCTACTTCTGA